A window of Acetonema longum DSM 6540 genomic DNA:
CTCGCTGCCGAAGGTTTTAATGTGGATGATACGGGTAATGGCGACGAAGGAATCTTTTTGGCCGAGCAGGCAGTGTATGATCTGTTGATCCTCGATATCATGCTGCCCGGCCTAAGCGGTTTAGAGATATTAAAACAGCTTAGGGGCCGGGAAGATGCCGTTCCCGTGCTGTTATTGACCGCTAAAGATCGAGTCGAGGACCGGGTGACAGGATTGGATGCCGGGGCGGACGACTATTTGGTCAAACCCTTTGCGGTGCCGGAATTGCTGGCGCGGGTAAGGGCCCTGCTGCGGCGCAAGGGCGGGGAAACGGCGCAGGGACTGCTTTCCTATAGGTGCATAGCCTTAGATCCCAAACTGAAAGACGGCTATTTTCAGTGCGAAGAATTAGGTCTTACCGCCAAAGAATATGAGTTGCTGGAATTTTTACTGCTGAACCGGGAGAGGATCTTAACCAAAGAACAGATATTTGACCGGCTGTGGGGCCTGGAAACAGAAACAGGCTTAGGGATTGTGGATGTATACATACACTTTCTCCGCAAAAAAATAGAGCGTGTTTGGCTGTGACAATTTAATCCGCACGGTCAGGGGAGTGGGATACATACTGAAAGACAAGGCGAGTGGGCAGGGATGATCGGCATATTCAGGCGCAGGTGGAATTTATTCGGCAAGGTTCTGTGGCGATTGACGGCCCTGAATACCGGTGTTTTGCTATTGGTTTTCATTGTGTATAATGTTTTGCTGTACATGGTTATCAGCAATCAGTTGTATGCCAATGTTGACAACGGCATGCGGAGCCTGGTTACGAGTGTATCTCAGGAAATCAGGCGACGGGCTGAAGCAGTGGGGTATCGGACCGAGGCGGTGACCCATGAGAAAACCTTTCGCTTTATGCTGCCGCCTCTGCCGCCGCCTCATGATCCGCGAATTTTGCTGTTGTTTTTTAATGCGGAGGGGGATTTGGCTGCCCCATATCCCAACGTCAGCCTCAATGCGGCCGAAGTGGCCAAGCTGGCGGCGGAGGCAATCAGTGGCTCTCCCCAGAGTCAAATATACGAAGGCCATTATTATCGCTGCTTCAAAATGTCTTATGACGGGGAACTGCTGCCGTTTATTGCGGTAGGTCAGCGGCTGGTGCAGATAAAAGACATTATTGCCGTTGCTAATGTGGAGCCGGAGCTCCGGCTGCTGCATACTTTTCTGCTGGTAAGTACGGCGGGAACCATGCTGGTTTTCCTTATTATAGTGGCTGCGGGGTATTTTCTGGCCGAGAAGGCGCTCATTCCCATTAATGCATCCTGGGAAAAACAAGAACAGTTTGTGGCCGATGCCTCCCATGAAATGAGAACGCCTCTGGCCGTCATCAAATCACAGGCCGAGTTGCTGCTGCATTCGCCGGATCGAACCATCGAAGAAGAGAGTGCGCGGATTGCCTCCGTTATTAAGGAAACCACCCGGTTAGGCAATCTGGTTGCCAAACTGCTGCTTTTGGCAAGGTCGGATTCCAATCAAATTGAAATCGAATATCAGCCCATTCAGCTTCAGGAACTGGTGGCAACCGTAGTCACCCAGTTTCAGCCGATTGCCGGGCTGAAGAATATCGCCCTGAGTCTGCCAGCCGGCGACTGGGTCGAGATCATGGGGGACAGGGAAAAGATCGCCCAATTGCTGGTCATCCTATTGGACAATGCCGTCAAATACACCCCGGAAGGCGGCAGTGTAACCGTCCGGGTCAATAAGAGGCATAATGCTGCCGAAATGATCGTGCAGGATACGGGCATGGGTATTTCAGCCGGGGACTTGCCCTGTATTTTCGACCGTTTCTACAGGGCCGATAAATCCCGTTCCGGCAAGGAACGGGGGAATGGTTTGGGGCTGGCTATCGCCAAATGGATTGTGGAGAAACATGCCGGCAGCATCAGCGCGGAAAGCAGCCTGGGAACAGGTACTACCATGGTGGTTACCCTACCGCGGAAACGGAATTTTTTTCCATAGAACAATCGTTTTTTAAGAAAAAATTAAGGATCTCTCTGTATACTAAACATACGATGTATGGATAATTTCGTAACAGGGAGGCATATGTCAGTAAAAAGTTCCCCTGCTGTCCTATCGACAGGAGGGGAACTTTTCCTAAGGCAGGATGGTTTGCCTGTAAAATTCATATTTGCAAATCAGGAGGGATAGCATT
This region includes:
- a CDS encoding sensor histidine kinase — its product is MIGIFRRRWNLFGKVLWRLTALNTGVLLLVFIVYNVLLYMVISNQLYANVDNGMRSLVTSVSQEIRRRAEAVGYRTEAVTHEKTFRFMLPPLPPPHDPRILLLFFNAEGDLAAPYPNVSLNAAEVAKLAAEAISGSPQSQIYEGHYYRCFKMSYDGELLPFIAVGQRLVQIKDIIAVANVEPELRLLHTFLLVSTAGTMLVFLIIVAAGYFLAEKALIPINASWEKQEQFVADASHEMRTPLAVIKSQAELLLHSPDRTIEEESARIASVIKETTRLGNLVAKLLLLARSDSNQIEIEYQPIQLQELVATVVTQFQPIAGLKNIALSLPAGDWVEIMGDREKIAQLLVILLDNAVKYTPEGGSVTVRVNKRHNAAEMIVQDTGMGISAGDLPCIFDRFYRADKSRSGKERGNGLGLAIAKWIVEKHAGSISAESSLGTGTTMVVTLPRKRNFFP